A genomic stretch from Strongyloides ratti genome assembly S_ratti_ED321, chromosome : 1 includes:
- a CDS encoding GH10531p: MLCIIKIFFFILILFFFIPKNLNGSEDEERLMQDIFKGYNSLIRPIQNDSDGPLVVRASLQLVLLINVDEKDQIMQTNVWLTLKWHDFQMKWNPIDYGNIQDIRVSPDKVWVPDIVLFNNADGNYEVSFMCNVVINHKGDVLWVPPAIYKSSCIIDVEYFPMDQQICHLIFGSWTYNENEITLDFDQASFIDLSEYSPSSIWDVLDAPAALVKKRSRIEYQLKIRRKTLFYTVVLIIPTVVMAFISMSVFFLPTESTEKISLTTSVLLSIVVFLLLVSKILPPTSSTIPLMAKYLLLTFVLNVITILITVIIINVYFRAPTTHRMPKWVRVVFLEFLPKFLCMKRPKQISAVKKKTNKMASKSKLPGVGEFTISKSSHHPLCPSVIKNQTGNVVDQWPVPAIHIYEPESIDTGKDIFTAQFYPLTAEASKAIDAIEYITDYIKQDEEYKMCRDDWKYVGMVIDRLLLFVFFGVTLGGTFGVLLSSPTVLEHVNQKVELERLREIYNSYKKGP, translated from the exons ATGttatgtattataaaaatatttttctttatattaatattatttttttttataccaaaaaatt taaatgGATCTGAAGATGAAGAAAGATTAATgcaagatatttttaaaggcTATAATTCACTTATAAGACCAATACAAAATGATAGTGATGGTCCATTAGTTGTAAGAGCTTCATTACAATTagtattattgataaatgtTGATGAAAAAGATCAAATTATGCAGACAAATGTTTGGTTAACATTAAAATGGCATGATTTTCAAATGAAATGGAATCCTATAGATTATGGTAACATTCAAGATATACGAGTATCTCCTGATAAAGTTTGGGTACCAGATATtgttctttttaataatgctGATGGTAATTACGAAGTTTCATTTATGTGTAATGTTGTTATAAATCATAAAGGAGATGTTCTTTGGGTACCACCTGCTATATATAAATCCAGTTGTATAATAGATGTTGAATATTTTCCg atggATCAACAAATATGTCACTTAATATTTGGATCATGGAcatataatgaaaatgaaattacTTTAGATTTTGATCAAGCATCATTTATAGATTTATCAGAATATTCACCAAGTTCAATATGGGATGTTTTAGATGCCCCAGCTGCTTTGGTAAAAAAACGTTCACGTATAgaatatcaattaaaaattagaagaaaaactttattttatacagTTGTTTTAATTATACCAACAGTTGTTATGGCATTTATATCAATGtctgtattttttttaccaacaGAATCAAcagaaaaaatttcattaacaACATCTGTTCTTTTATCTATAgtagtttttttattgttagtCTCAAAAATTCTCCCACCAACATCATCAACAATTCCATTAATGgcaaaatatttacttttaacaTTTGTTCTTAATgttattacaattttaattacagttataattataaatgtttattttagaGCACCAACAACACATAGAATGCCAAAATGGGTTAGAGTtgtttttttagaatttttgcCTAAATTTCTTTGTATGAAAAGACCTAAACAGATAAGTGCTGTTAAAAAGAAAACCAATAAAATGGCTAGTAAAAGTAAATTGCCTGGTGTTGGTGAATTTACAATAAGTAAAAGTAGTCATCATCCATTATGTCCAtctgtaataaaaaatcaaacGGGAAATGTTGTTGATCAATGGCCGGTACCAGCTATACATATTTATGAACCTGAATCTATTGATACTggaaaagatatttttacaGCACAATTTTATCCATTAACAGCTGAAGCATCAAAAGCAATTGATGCTATTGAATATATAACAGATTATATTAAACAAGATgaagaatataaaatgtGTCGTGATGATTGGAAATATGTTGGTATGGTAATAGATCgtctattattatttgtctTTTTTGGAGTTACATTAGGTGGAACATTTGGTGTTTTATTAAGTTCACCAACAGTTCTTGAACATGTCAATCAAAAAGTTGAATTAGAAAGACTTCgagaaatatataatagttataaaaaaggaccataa
- a CDS encoding Protein dead ringer encodes MSVESKGHSTSSTGSSPRSPILQPPEDTENDGGNSNENENSNKINHNENGKNIEKINSKSPSQDGQQHLPTDLNTSSLSNMLDAQKAFQKLTSQMSGASFGNSPLSFANLPQYLAFTQNNPLFQRQFMSLGHHFSGVGTSNGSVRTSPDLNDDDMDHLEDGEPEDLSVSINKKPDDDGLGGPQAWSYEEQFKQLYELSEDSKRKDWLDDWLSFMHKIGKPVTRIPIMAKQVLDLYELYRLVVHHGGLVEIINKKLWREITKGLNLPSSITSAAFTLRTQYQKYLYDYECEKEGLSRPEDLQQAIDGNRREGRRNPTSGFPGATLPFHLGPNPSSLFPKAFGGFNFKTDEDSGLPINPSQHALAAAVFKNDQMLNLDMQQRFMQQTLAAEAFNRHQAFTAAAAAQHLNCITSSGHTNNNNSGRDSSSSLESGVNDNGPVAKRIRRDSTESNSNIKGNTVNFKINSMKNTNDNAMMISMELNGKMYQGMLYSMPGGLLSGIKNNIDGKNLSIPTTGASSFLKTPLNLPNTPIGGESTTQGQGTSSLILPPDLTNTFANFVSNLPNLPLSGMNSNNNNNNMS; translated from the exons ATGAGTGTTGAGTCAAAGGGACACTCTACATCTAGTACTGGTAGCTCACCAAGATCACCAATACTTCAACCTCCAGAGGATACTGAAAATGATGGAGGTAATAgtaatgaaaatgaaaatagtaataaaataaatcataatgaaaatggtaaaaatatagaaaaaataaattccaAAAGTCCATCACAAGATGGTCAACAACATTTACCTACTGATTTAAATACTTCTTCACTTTCTAATATGTTAGATGCTCAGAAGGCATTTCAAAAACTTACATCACAAATGTCCg gtGCTTCATTTGGAAATTCACCTTTAAGTTTTGCTAATCTTCCTCAATATCTTGCATTTACACAAAATAATCCATTATTTCAAAGGCAATTTATGTCTCTTGGTCATCATTTTAGTGGTGTTGGTACATCTAATGGTTCAGTGAGGACATCACCAGATTTGAATGATGATGATATGGATCATCTTGAAGATGGTGAACCAGAAGATTTAAGTGTAAGTATCAATAAGAAACCAGATGATGATGGTTTAGGTGGTCCACAGGCATGGAGTTATGAGGAACAATTTAAACAA ttatatGAGTTATCGGAAGAttcaaaaagaaaagattGGTTAGATGATTGGTTAAGTTTTATGCATAAGATTGGTAAGCCAGTCACAAGAATACCAATCATGGCTAAACAGGTATTAGATTTATATGAATTATATCGCTTAGTGGTACATCATGGAGGTTTAgttgaaattattaataaaaaactttgGAGAGAAATTACAAAAGGATTAAATTTACCATCATCTATTACCTCAGCTGCTTTTACATTAAGAACgcaatatcaaaaatatttgtatgaTTATGAATGTGAAAAAGAAGGATTATCAAGACCAGAAGATTTACAACAAGCTATTGATGGTAATAGAAGAGAGGGAAGAAGAAATCCAACATCAGGTTTTCCTGGGGCAACATTACCATTTCATTTAGGTCCAAATCCATCATCATTATTTCCAAAAGCATTTGGtggttttaattttaaaactgaTGAAGATTCTGGTCTTCCAATTAATCCATCACAACATGCTTTAGCTGCAgcagtttttaaaaatgatcaAATGTTAAATCTTGATATGCAACAACGTTTCATGCAACAAACATTAGCAGCAGAGGCTTTCAATAGACATCAGGCATTTACTGCAGCAGCAGCTGCACAACATTTAAATTGTATAACATCATCAGGGCATacaaataacaataatagtGGAAGAGATAGTTCTAGTAGTCTTGAGAGTGGTGTCAATGATAATGGTCCTGTTGCTAAAAGAATTCGTCGAGATAGTACAGAATCaaatagtaatataaaaGGAAATAcagtaaattttaaaataaattcaatGAAAAATACAAATGATAATGCTATGATGATATCAATGGAATTGAACGGGAAAATGTATCAAGGTATGTTATATTCAATGCCAGGAGGTTTATTAAGtggaataaaaaataatatagatggtaaaaatttatccATTCCAACAACAGGAGcttcttcatttttaaagaCACCTCTTAATTTACCTAATACTCCAATTGGAGGAGAATCAACGACACAAGGACAGGGAACATCTTCACTAATTTTACCACCAGATCTCACAAATACATTTGCTAATTTTGTATCAAATCTTCCAAATTTACCCTTATCTGGAAtgaatagtaataataataataataatatgtcataa
- a CDS encoding GH10531p translates to MIILLKEIILFICFIKIISTNRAATKQSSTSSSSVVGRIGTSTPDNDDEERLMIDIFKGYNSYIHPINPNTSEPIIVSMALQLVLLINVDEKDQIMHTNVWLTLKWNDYRFIWDPENYGGITSIRVSPDKVWLPDIVLFNNADGNYEVSFMCNVVVNHKGEMLWVPPAIYKSSCIIVVDYFPFDIQTCHLIFGSWTYNSSEVKLEFYASEYIDLSEYSPSSIWDVIDAPAALVNKRSRMEFQIVIRRKPLFYTIVLIIPTVLMAFLSMTVFLLPTQSGEKMTLIMNVLLSIVLFLLLVSKILPPTSSTIPLMAKYLLLTFVLNIITIIVTVIIINIYFRGPTTHRMPRWVRIIFLKFMPFILCMERPKRLPKGKKKMRSKKEIMNLVEGNIMHPYYNTNIDNNGRLFYQHHPFCNSNTIINTTPQKNITSPSRGRDIPIFLKDNFNTNLSTNCGKTCSLDDDYGLGENANFAVEAIAYITDNMKSDEKDKALRDDWKYIAMVIDRLLLYIFFGVTLGGTCGILFGAPTVFDNVNQELELTRLIKQYRGNGKN, encoded by the exons atgattatactacttaaagaaataattttatttatttgttttataaaaataattagtacCAATAGAGCTGCTACTAAACAAT CATCTACCTCCTCTTCATCTGTTGTTGGAAGAATAGGAACATCTACACCTGATAATGATGATGAGGAAAGGTTAATgattgatatatttaaaggaTACAATTCTTATATTCATCCTATTAATCCAAATACATCAGAACCAATAATAGTATCAATGGCATTACAATTagtattattgataaatgtTGATGAGAAAGATCAAATAATGCATACTAATGTTTGGTTAACATTAAAATGGAATGATTATAGATTTATATGGGATCCAGAAAATTATGGTGGTATTACAAGTATTAGAGTATCACCAGATAAAGTATGGTTACCAGATAttgtactttttaataatgctGATGGTAATTATGAAGTTTCATTTATGTGTAATGTGGTAGTTAATCATAAAGGAGAAATGTTATGGGTACCTCCagctatttataaaagttcaTGTATTATAGTTGTTGATTATTTTCCATTTGATATTCAGACATGTCATTTAATATTTGGATCATGGACATATAATAGTTCTGAAGTTAAATTAGAATTTTATGCATCAGAATATATAGATTTATCAGAATATTCACCAAGTTCAATATGGGATGTTATTGATGCACCAGCAGCATTAGTTAATAAACGTTCACGAATGGAATTTCAAATAGTTATTAGAAGAAAacctttattttatacaatagTATTAATTATACCAACAGTTTTAATGGCATTCTTATCAATGacagtatttttattaccaaCACAATCTGGTGAAAAAATGACTCTTATAATGAATGTTCTTTTATCAATTgtattgtttttattgttaGTTTCAAAAATTCTCCCACCAACATCTTCAACAATTCCACTTATGgcaaaatatttacttttaacatttgtgttaaacattataacaattatagtaacagttatcattattaacatttattttcgTGGTCCAACTACACATAGAATGCCAAGATGGGTAaggataatatttttaaaatttatgccATTCATATTATGTATGGAAAGACCTAAAAGATTAccaaaaggaaaaaaaaagatgagaagtaaaaaagaaattatgaATTTAGTTGAGGGTAATATAATGCATCcatattataatacaaatattgataataatggtagattattttatcaacatCATCCATTTTGTAATAGtaatactattattaatacaacacctcaaaaaaatataacatcaCCAAGTAGAGGAAGAGATAtaccaatatttttaaaagataattttaatacaaatttatCAACAAATTGTGGTAAGACATGTTCACTTGATGATGATTATGGATTAGGTGAAAATGCAAATTTTGCTGTTGAAGCTATAGCATATATAACAGATAATATGAAATCTGATGAAAAAGATAAAGCATTACGTGATGATTGGAAGTATATTGCAATGGTTATTGATCGTCtccttttatatatattttttggtGTAACATTAGGTGGAACATGTGGTATTTTATTTGGAGCACCAACAGTTTTTGATAATGTAAATCAGGAATTAGAATTAACaagattaataaaacaatatcgtggtaatggtaaaaattaa
- a CDS encoding snRNA-activating protein complex subunit 3, translated as MSFDSFIGSKRLAKFSPVLNLNDFRYNAIYAKNLIKLSLPCIEEETLCNTHLVNKNINQKNCSNEDINMKDVDCDETQSSSGSNNITEDRCQSSLGCEEKLDFEDKFRNAAKKLIGMTCKKAPPGEIETKYKERLTKLEEEKPNELLSYNKPTIDEVSMTKYKNGFLNLISDLNGSIPAAITATNNVIFHGSECVKKAPVYSNVQLFGGVYKYKEKHSYIVSNKKMKEFRKNRNFKTTYIGKTKYFNFEEYAYDTRTNHLIDEIPDELRLTIRLYMPKVPRDIRLPYNFNAGYPVIDKVFFFCGNNTLKQLKDKMLCYWDLVCLKKEEEGEPNYTDFMMYKVPSSFIFIHDTFYIDNSRKDLTDISKEYKEFLDKRSKLYGNSKIGDMESTKLNDLNLRLGMAYVYVHMGGRCEHMFSISDVRMISYNDYHDLKTYPIKVNQPLRKKKCHVCSSEGPRYIIVECNLMPKCPKLMCEKCYKTFNYSFSIRNTDAIVYPFVDRSLIT; from the exons ATGTCTTTTGATTCCTTTATTGGAAGTAAAAGACTAGCAAAATTTTCTCCTGTTTTAAATCTAAATGACTTTAGGTATAATGCTATATATgccaaaaatttaataaagttatcATTACCATGTATTGAAGAAGAAACTTTGTGTAATACTCAtcttgtaaataaaaatattaatcaaaaaaattgtagtaatgaagatataaatatgaaaGATGTAGATTGTGATGAGACACAAAGTTCTTCTGGAAGTAACAATATAACCGAAGATAGATGCCAAAGTTCATTAGGTTGTGAAGAAAAATTAGATTTTGAAGACAAATTTCGAAATGCTGCTAAGAAACTTATAGGAATGACATGCAAAAAAGCACCACCTGGAGAAATAGAAACTAAATATAAAGAGCGTTTAACAAAACTTGAAGAAGAGAAACCTAACGAATTATTAAGTTATAACAAACCAACGATTGATGAAGTTTCAatgacaaaatataaaaatggttttttaaatcttattAGTGATTTGAATGGAAGTATTCCTGCAGCAATTACAGCTACAAATAATGTTat ATTTCATGGTAGTGAATGTGTTAAAAAAGCTCCAGTATATTCAAATGTACAATTATTTGGTGGAGTGTATAAATATAAGGAAAAACATTCATATATAGTTTCAAACAAGAAGATGAAagaatttagaaaaaatagaaattttaaaactactTATATAGGaaaaactaaatattttaattttgaagaATATGCTTATGATACGAGAACAAATCATTTAATTGATGAAATACCTGACGAATTAAGGTTAACTATTAGATTGTATATGCCAAAAGTTCCAAGAGACATACGACTACCATATAACTTTAATGCTGGTTATCCTGTAATTGATAAAGTATTCTTTTTTTGTGgtaataatactttaaaacaattaaaagataaaatgttATGTTATTGGGATCTagtttgtttaaaaaaagaagaagaggGAGAACCAAATTATACTGACTTTATGATGTACAAAGTACCatcttcttttatttttattcatgatacattttatatagaTAATTCAAGAAAAGATTTAACAGATATTTCAAAAGAATATAAAGAATTTCTGGATAAACGTTCCAAGTTATATGGTAATAGTAAAATTGGTGATATGGAAAGTACCAAATTAAATGATCTTAATCTTCGTTTAGGAATGGCGTATGTTTATGTTCATATGGGTGGGCGTTGTGAACATATGTTTTCTATTTCTGATGTTAGAATGATAAGCTATAATGATTACCatgatttaaaaacatatcctataaaagttaatcaaccactaagaaaaaaaaaatgccaTGTTTGTAGTAGTGAAGGACCAAGATATATAATTGTAGAATGTAATTTAATGCCAAAATGCCCAAAACTTATGTGTGAAAAGTGTTACAAAACTTTCAATTATTCTTTTAGTATAAGAAATACTGATGCAATAGTTTATCCTTTTGTTGATAGAAGTCTTATCacttaa
- a CDS encoding DnaJ homolog subfamily B member 11: MLFLHGKKILTIIIFLLIIIVDCGRDFYKILNVPRNANQNQIKKAYRKLAKELHPDRNQNDNQANEKFQDLGAAYEVLSDKKKRAIYDRHGEEGLKEMQGDSGGGFNPFKDFFGSGSPFKDFFGDGFSEEETEEVIHKGSDLNIDLWITLEEAYNGKILDIQRVKSYYKETSGTRKCNCRLEMRTKNMGGGAFQMFQVQVCDNCPNKEIVHEDIEYNIEIEKGVDEGHEILKHGEGEPHIDGESGDLVLRIKLEKHPIFERRGDNLYTNLTISLEQSLIGFQKEIVHMDGHKLEITRQQVTPPNSKIRKKGEGMPNISDNTKKGDLIVTIDVEFPKISLSTSEKEEISKILKQPSYDNKIYNGL, encoded by the coding sequence ATGCTGTTCCTGCATggcaaaaaaatattgactattataatttttttattgattatTATTGTTGATTGTGGGAgagatttttataaaatattaaatgttcCAAGAAATGCAAatcaaaatcaaataaaGAAAGCATATAGAAAGTTGGCAAAAGAATTACATCCTGATCGAAATCAAAATGATAATCAAGCTAATGAGAAATTTCAAGATTTAGGAGCGGCCTATGAAGTATTAtcagataaaaaaaaacgtgCTATCTATGATCGACATGGAGAGGAAGGTTTAAAAGAAATGCAAGGTGATAGTGGTGGTGGATTTAATCCATTCAAAGATTTCTTTGGTAGTGGTAGTCCATTTAAAGACTTCTTTGGTGATGGTTTTAGTGAAGAAGAAACTGAAGAGGTTATTCATAAAGGAAGtgatttaaatattgatTTATGGATAACTTTGGAAGAAGCATATAATGGtaaaattttagatattCAAAGAGTTAAATCATATTACAAAGAAACGAGTGGAACTAGAAAATGCAATTGTAGATTAGAAATGAGAACTAAAAACATGGGTGGTGGTGCTTTTCAAATGTTCCAAGTTCAAGTATGTGATAATTGTCCTAATAAAGAAATTGTCCATGAAGACattgaatataatattgaaatagAAAAAGGTGTTGATGAAGGTCATGAAATTCTTAAACATGGTGAAGGTGAACCACACATTGATGGTGAATCAGGTGATTTAGTGCTACgaataaaattagaaaaacaTCCAATATTTGAGAGGCGTGGagataatttatatacaaatcTTACAATTTCTTTAGAGCAGTCATTAATTGGATTTCAAAAGGAAATAGTCCATATGGATGGGCATAAATTAGAAATAACCCGACAACAAGTTACTCCACCTAATTCAAAGATACGTAAAAAGGGTGAAGGAATGCCTAATATATCAGATAACACAAAAAAAGGTGATTTGATTGTTACAATTGATGTTGAGTTCcctaaaatatctttatcaaCATCAGAGAAGGaagaaatatcaaaaattttaaaacaaccatcatatgataataaaatatataacggGTTGTAg
- a CDS encoding Zinc finger, CCCH-type domain-containing protein has translation MTFNHEVGDMRTKNFNYFGDNYMTNDLRVPLEYNTWTSDKSERNTELIISTIYPFLKNIETTNQINNLNDRGYNSFHQLLTKNNCSNFKKSLCKMIPFILLFTTLCTFIMDEYMFKNISSEQLDLLLSDLYKYKNYYNDEKFTQVITYLKSKITKAINQEHRSSMQNSLFYNSGNEFNHSSAKKTRHKPAVSLGKHRFTGVQGDNDNMNKVHINVKEPKKSYTLSKEKPNVISQNILEKTRKHLMFQSINNKCNELQVKNKSVLETKKKDEIRYKIFPIDKTFIEKIPYSFKAKNPSVYDIFFENICIKKFPFKCINTTIEYEIYINKLKSERSNEKKVGFNKTSTIKLNDSKLIKLKFENFSTEKVIYSSEILTKDEETVKNNDYKSLNKIETVSDVSQSTVKTKIKEKKSSKKKDSSYSKNYHFPRRTKRSSSFNNCDYCSDLESNRSIYYYSRSSSRKRNHSGDRQETETHRFSKSKAYDLGIIDCWRYRNGFCRYKLNCKNLHGNQRTTGYIRSLTPILETRSKSICCDRYTRNDYKYSHR, from the exons atgaCTTTTAATCATGAAGTTGGAGATATGCgcactaaaaattttaattattttggag acaACTATATGACAAATGATTTGAGAGTTCCTTTAGAATATAACACGTGGACTTCAGATAAGAGTGAAAGAAATACTGAATTGATAATTAGTACAATTTAtccttttttaaaaaatattgaaactACTAATCaaattaacaatttaaatgatCGAGGTTATAATAGTTTTCATCAGTTactaactaaaaataattgtagtaattttaaaaaaagtttatgtaaaatgataccatttattttattgtttactACTTTATGTacatttatt atggatgagtatatgtttaaaaatatttcatccGAGCAATTGGATTTATTGTTATCAGatctatataaatataaaaattattataatg atgaAAAATTTACACAAGTAATTACATACTTAAAATCTAAAATAACTAAAGCTATAAATCAAGAACATAGATCAAGCATGcaaaattctttattttataattcagGAAATGAGTTCAATCATTCAAGTGCTAAAAAAACACGACACAAACCTGCTGTATCTCTTGGAAAGCATCGTTTTACTGGAGTACAAGgtgataatgataatatgaATAAAGTTCATATCAATGTCAAAGAACCTAAAAAATCATATACATTGTCTAAAGAGAAACCAAATGTTATTAGCCAGAATATACTTGAAAAAACAAGGAAACATTTGATGTTTCAAAGTATTAACAATAAGTGTAATGAATTACAAGTGAAGAATAAAAGTGTACTGGaaacaaaaaagaaagacgaaataagatataaaatatttccaatagacaaaacatttattgaaaaaattccTTATTCATTTAAAGCAAAAAATCCATCGgtttatgatatattttttgaaaacatttgtataaaaaaatttccttTTAAATGCATTAATACTACTATAGAATACgaaatatatatcaataaattaaaatctgAACGctcaaatgaaaaaaaagttggtTTTAATAAGACTTctacaattaaattaaatgattcaaaattaataaaattaaaatttgaaaatttttctacagaaaaagttatttattcATCTGAAATTTTGACAAAGGATGAAGAAacagttaaaaataatgattataaaagtttaaacaAAATTGAAACTGTTTCAGATGTTTCTCAAAGTACtgttaaaacaaaaataaaagaaaaaaaatcatctaaaaaaaaagatagtagttattctaaaaattatcattttccaAGAAGAACAAAAAGGTCAagttcttttaataattgtgaCTATTGTTCAGACTTAGAGTCAAACAGatcaatatattattacagTCGAAGCTCTTCCAGGAAACGGAATCATTCAGGAGATAGGCAAGAAACTGAAACACATAGATTTTCAAAATCTAAAGCATACGATTTAGGAATTATTGATTGTTGGAGATATAGAAATGGATTTTGTcgatataaattaaattgcAAAAATTTACATGGAAATCAACGAACTACTGGATACATAAGATCTTTAACACCTATTCTTGAAACAAGATCAAAATCTATTTGTTGTGATAGATATACAAGaaatgattataaatattcgcatagatga
- a CDS encoding snRNA-activating protein complex subunit 3: protein MALDQLIGSQRLLKFSPTINLETFRYNSIYVNNLLKINIPCTDEESLYNKFGEKNDIEDKIQIEVLSDNSEDEGNEIEKGRLEDDVDKERNVWWRKKKVGQAYNELINSRRLVSRLFYQNPNYINTIKTETKYIGRSKPNFQFDILSLNRKDTATIDEDSFSKYKNGFLNYIQSLDGSLEDAKHAVITVNDFTFECIQKNPDFSKLNLFAKVSTDCYDNVTTKISSNRFTICRDPNTKVAQLVKCKYYHFYEYAFETRTNIIDEEIPKDFRITVRLLMPKVPKLKRIPCNSNIWRPVIDKIYYLRGENYLIELRNKIACHWDFVCTKKAEDGQPTEDDFLISQLPSSFLFIHDTLYIDLTRKNSKDITSVYIEFFKKRSHIFGSVKVKDINNNKISDLNIRLGHPYVFVHMGGHCEHQFVFSDLRMLTINDYYHIETYPFKVAEVYRGKLCNVCKLNVPNFVVISSQAIPKCPKLLCYTCYHRFHFVLDVKSIDSEAYHYIDKNGFV, encoded by the exons atggCACTAGATCAGTTGATTGGTAGCCAACGcctattaaaattttctccTACTATTAATTTAGAAACATTTCGTTATAACTcaatatatgtaaataatcTCTTAAAGATTAACATTCCTTGTACTGATGAGGaatcattatataataaatttggtgaaaaaaatgatatagaAGATAAAATTCAAATTGAAGTATTATCTGATAATTCAGAGGATGAAGGaaatgaaattgaaaaagGAAGATTAGAAGATGATGTTGATAAAGAAAGAAATGTATGgtggagaaaaaaaaaagttgggCAGGCGTATaatgaattaataaattcaaGAAGATTAGTTTCaagattattttatcaaaatccaaattatataaatacaataaaaactgaaacaaaatatattggACGAAGTAAACCAAATTTtcaatttgatattttaagtTTAAATAGAAAAGACACTGCTACAATTGATGAAGATAGTTTTTCTAAATACAAAAATGGTTTTCTTAATTATATACAATCTCTTGATGGTTCATTAGAGGATGCAAAACATGCAGTGATAACTGTTAA tgatTTTACTTTTGAATGTATTCAAAAAAATCCagatttttcaaaattaaatttatttgccAAAGTTTCAACTGATTGTTATGATAATGTTACAACTAAAATAAGTTCTAATAGATTTACAATATGTCGTGATCCAAATACAAAAGTTGCACAATTAgttaaatgtaaatattatcatttttatgaatatgcTTTTGAGACAAGAACTAATATTATTGATGAAGAAATACCTAAAGATTTTAGGATAACAGTAAGATTATTAATGCCTAAAGTTcctaaattaaaaagaataccATGTAATTCAAATATATGGAGACCagtaattgataaaatatattatttaagagGTGAAAATTATCTTATAGAATTACGAAATAAAATAGCATGTCATTGGGATTTTGTTTGTACAAAAAAAGCTGAAGATGGTCAACCAACAGAAgatgattttttaataagtcAATTACCgtcttcatttttatttattcatgATACATTATACATAGATTTAACACGTAAAAATAGTAAAGACATAACAAGTGTATATATagaatttttcaaaaaacgAAGTCATATTTTTGGTTCTGTAAAAGTTAAAgatatcaataataataaaatatcagaTCTTAATATTCGTCTTGGACATCCATATGTCTTTGTTCATATGGGAGGACATTGTGAACACCAATTTGTATTTTCTGATTTAAGGATGTTAACaataaatgattattatcatattgaGACATATCCTTTTAAAGTTGCAGAAGTTTATCGTGGAAAATTATGTAATGTATGTAAATTGAATGTTCCTAATTTTGTTGTTATTTCAAGTCAAGCAATTCCTAAATGTCCAAAATTGCTATGTTATACCTGTTATCATAGATTTCATTTTGTTTTAGATGTTAAAAGTATTGATAGTGAAGCATATCATTATATTGATAAGAATGgatttgtataa